AAGCTGGTGCTAATTACGTTTCTCCTTTCTTAGGAAGACTGGATGATATCTCAACAGACGGATTAAACTTAATCCAGGAGATCAGATTGATTTTTGATAACTATATGTATGATACAGAAATCTTAGCGGCTTCTATCCGTCACTCAATGCACATCATCGACTGTGCTAAAATTGGGGCTGATGTGATTACATCTCCACTTCCTCCGATCTTAAGCTTATTAAAGCATCCATTAACAGACAGCGGACTGGCTCAGTTTATTGCAGATTCTCAGAAATTGGCATAAAACCAGACCACATTTTATATATAACCCCCGGAACTTCGTTCCGGGGGTTTTCAGTTTATGATGATAAATTAAATATCATATCTTGATTTAACTACTTTCTCACATCTGAATCCAAAAAATAAAAGATCATGAAAAAAAATATGCTTTTATTCGCGTTATGTTCTTTTATCTTTGGGTTTTCTCAAAACATCATCTTTTCAAAAGAAAAACTGGAACAGCTTGATGAATTCAATCATGAAAATAAGAGCCGGGCTTTTATCATCTATCAAAACGGAAATATCATTAGTGAAAAATATTTCGGCACAAAGATCATCAATAAGCAGCCTTTTGATGAAAATTCCAACTGGTACTGGGCTTCTGCAGGGAAATCTCTAACCTCTGTTCTCATCGGGATTGCCCAGCAGCAGAATTTCTTACATATAGATGACCCTGTTTCAAAATATTTAGGTAAATGGACAGGGATGGATAAAAAAGATGAGGATAAAATCACCATCAGAAATCTTCTGACAATGACTTCCGGAATAGATTACAATCAGGATCAGCAATGTAAATCCGGCAATTGTTTTGTGTTTAAGAATCCTGCGGGAAGTTTCTGGTATTATGACACTTCCGCATATTCCCAACTGGCAAAAGTAATAGAAAAAGCAAGCAGTAAAAGCATGGATCAATATACTTCGGAAAATCTATACGGTTCAGGAATTTCAGGAAAATGGATTCCTACTCAGA
This genomic window from Chryseobacterium sp. MEBOG06 contains:
- a CDS encoding serine hydrolase domain-containing protein; amino-acid sequence: MKKNMLLFALCSFIFGFSQNIIFSKEKLEQLDEFNHENKSRAFIIYQNGNIISEKYFGTKIINKQPFDENSNWYWASAGKSLTSVLIGIAQQQNFLHIDDPVSKYLGKWTGMDKKDEDKITIRNLLTMTSGIDYNQDQQCKSGNCFVFKNPAGSFWYYDTSAYSQLAKVIEKASSKSMDQYTSENLYGSGISGKWIPTQNGLLFSSNAKSFLQFGKLVLNKGKLNGKTYYQYDDYFQQMTSTSQNLNLSYGYLWWLNGKGEIKVPGFEKSFNQSLVPDAPKDMFSALGKNGQILDIIPSENIIILRMGENPDVSDSIIKFHKELWDKILE